Proteins from one Oscillatoria nigro-viridis PCC 7112 genomic window:
- a CDS encoding DUF6745 domain-containing protein produces MTPEQTALIPIYREQWRQIGLSIAPIDRPQATAAINTAYNIIRCSEPKIIFCDHEFQRWYPPRDRSVESIPNRKSKILKKEHLSRASQSQISNLKSIDSPDAALQAFKPLIEGDFGSELGREIIKKIHTKLYNQLRYKLGSELQNQVYSQLDDPLYQWIGQLHDQIKDELLNRLIGELDSSDWDSILNRQFYNNNCIASELSACHGSWVEFCIEVLNLEIDRPLYSAFKSLVENCGWIYPFEKKCFVCDRPIQLHFDREYLLHAEGQPAVEFADKFSVYSYRGVRLPEIIGQVPPHSWQASWLLTEQNAEVRRVLIQAIGYRRICQELPATELDKWVATGGYPYQEYTLLKIENNIDIEPIYLLKMTCPSTGQVHVLRVPPKVRSSSRASLTAKEAISWVNWGIDPEKFQVQT; encoded by the coding sequence ATGACTCCAGAACAAACAGCGCTAATTCCGATTTATCGCGAGCAGTGGCGACAAATTGGACTTTCGATCGCACCGATCGATCGCCCGCAAGCTACAGCGGCTATCAACACCGCCTACAACATCATCCGCTGTTCAGAACCGAAAATTATTTTCTGTGACCACGAATTTCAAAGGTGGTACCCGCCACGCGATCGATCCGTGGAATCAATCCCAAATCGAAAATCGAAAATCCTTAAGAAAGAGCATTTATCTCGCGCAAGTCAATCTCAAATCTCAAATCTCAAATCGATTGACAGCCCTGACGCTGCTTTGCAAGCTTTTAAACCGCTAATAGAAGGCGATTTTGGGAGCGAGCTGGGCAGGGAAATTATCAAAAAAATTCACACTAAATTGTACAATCAATTGAGGTATAAACTCGGCAGCGAACTGCAAAACCAAGTTTACAGCCAACTTGACGACCCGCTGTACCAATGGATAGGTCAATTGCACGATCAAATTAAAGATGAACTTCTAAACAGATTGATCGGCGAATTAGATAGTAGCGATTGGGACAGCATCCTGAACCGCCAATTTTACAACAATAACTGCATAGCTTCCGAACTTTCAGCCTGTCACGGAAGTTGGGTTGAATTTTGTATAGAGGTGTTAAATTTGGAGATAGATCGCCCTTTATACTCAGCCTTTAAATCTTTAGTGGAAAACTGCGGCTGGATTTACCCGTTTGAGAAAAAGTGCTTTGTGTGCGATCGCCCGATCCAACTTCATTTTGATAGGGAATATTTGCTCCACGCAGAAGGTCAACCAGCGGTTGAATTTGCTGACAAGTTCAGTGTATACTCTTATCGTGGCGTCCGACTGCCGGAAATAATCGGTCAAGTTCCGCCCCACTCTTGGCAAGCTTCATGGCTGTTAACAGAACAGAATGCCGAAGTGCGGCGAGTTTTGATTCAGGCGATCGGCTATCGGAGAATTTGTCAAGAATTGCCAGCAACAGAATTGGATAAGTGGGTAGCCACGGGGGGCTACCCCTACCAAGAATATACTTTGTTGAAAATTGAGAATAATATTGACATAGAGCCAATTTATTTGTTAAAGATGACTTGTCCGAGTACGGGACAGGTTCACGTTTTGCGAGTGCCGCCAAAAGTGCGATCCTCTTCGAGGGCTTCGCTAACGGCTAAAGAAGCGATTAGCTGGGTAAATTGGGGAATCGATCCGGAAAAATTTCAAGTGCAGACTTGA
- the cobS gene encoding adenosylcobinamide-GDP ribazoletransferase — translation MVHDKWVRSTIDFFRNQGAAIAAAVAFYTCLPVPVSWTLEFRGIARLAPAIGLLIGGMLGLADVGLQLLGMPALTRSALVVVSGIAVTGGLHLDGAMDAADGLAVPDPVRRLEVMRDSVTGAFGAMAAIAIVLLKTAALSDLNNYRWLALMGVAGWGRWAQLVAIARYPYLRAEGKGAFHKESIYSPFDFIPGVLLLLSLSLVQVVLEGDRWLLAVGMALGGSAIGIFAGAWFNHRLGGHTGDTYGAVVEWTEALLLCLLAALEG, via the coding sequence ATGGTGCATGATAAATGGGTTCGCTCTACGATCGACTTTTTCCGGAATCAAGGCGCTGCCATCGCAGCCGCAGTCGCTTTTTATACTTGTTTGCCGGTACCGGTGTCTTGGACTTTGGAGTTTCGGGGCATTGCCCGCTTGGCACCGGCGATCGGGCTTTTGATTGGGGGAATGCTGGGACTGGCGGATGTTGGGTTGCAGTTGTTGGGAATGCCTGCTCTGACTCGATCGGCCTTGGTGGTAGTCTCGGGCATCGCCGTTACTGGCGGGCTGCACCTAGACGGCGCAATGGACGCGGCGGACGGGCTGGCTGTACCAGACCCCGTGCGCCGGCTGGAAGTGATGCGGGACAGCGTTACAGGAGCCTTTGGGGCGATGGCTGCGATCGCGATCGTCCTGCTGAAAACTGCCGCTCTCTCGGACTTGAACAACTATCGGTGGCTGGCTTTGATGGGTGTGGCGGGTTGGGGGAGGTGGGCCCAACTGGTGGCGATCGCCCGCTATCCCTATCTCCGGGCCGAGGGTAAGGGAGCTTTTCACAAGGAATCGATTTATTCTCCTTTTGATTTTATACCGGGAGTGCTGTTGCTGCTGAGTTTGAGCCTGGTGCAAGTTGTCTTGGAGGGCGATCGGTGGCTGTTGGCGGTGGGGATGGCTTTGGGGGGAAGTGCGATCGGAATTTTTGCCGGAGCCTGGTTTAACCACCGTTTGGGCGGCCACACGGGCGATACTTACGGTGCTGTAGTCGAGTGGACTGAGGCTTTGTTGCTGTGTCTTTTGGCAGCATTGGAAGGGTAA
- a CDS encoding manganese efflux pump MntP, protein MDAATTILLSLGLAADAFAVAVSSGLAIKHMKVNKALKIALFFGGFQALMPVLGWFFGLSFSFLITPIDHWIAFGLLSFIGGKMIYESLQTEEGEKKFNPLDTGTLITLSVATSIDALAVGIGFAVLKTAIGPVASAIGFITFFVVFAGVFIGHKCGNLFGNKIELLGGVILIAIGSNILFSHLTEASAVISH, encoded by the coding sequence ATGGATGCAGCCACTACCATCTTACTTTCCTTGGGACTAGCAGCAGATGCTTTTGCTGTTGCTGTTTCTAGCGGTTTAGCAATTAAACACATGAAGGTGAATAAAGCTTTAAAAATCGCCTTATTTTTCGGAGGTTTTCAAGCTTTAATGCCCGTATTAGGATGGTTTTTCGGCCTTAGTTTTAGTTTTTTGATAACACCTATCGACCATTGGATAGCTTTTGGTTTATTGAGTTTCATTGGCGGTAAAATGATTTACGAATCGCTGCAAACCGAAGAAGGCGAGAAAAAATTTAATCCCTTAGATACGGGTACTTTGATAACGCTGTCGGTGGCGACAAGCATCGATGCTCTTGCAGTTGGCATCGGATTTGCAGTGCTAAAAACTGCGATCGGCCCTGTCGCTAGTGCGATCGGGTTTATTACTTTCTTTGTCGTATTTGCTGGCGTGTTCATCGGCCACAAGTGCGGCAATTTATTTGGAAATAAAATAGAGTTACTAGGAGGCGTAATTTTAATTGCGATCGGCAGCAATATATTATTTTCGCATTTAACAGAAGCGTCGGCAGTCATCAGTCATTAG
- a CDS encoding glutathione S-transferase family protein → MLKLYGGARSRASIVKWYLEEIAVPYEFVMLDMQAGAHLQPEYLEINPIGKVPAIVDGDFKLWESGAILLYLAQKYGKMPDTLEEQAQIVQWVIFANATLAPGIFTEATRDRETPKLLTPLNQIFEKQPFLMGDEFGVADAAVGSALAYIPMMLKLDLSPYPAVVDYIKRISERPAFKSAIGGS, encoded by the coding sequence GTGCTGAAACTTTACGGCGGAGCCCGCAGCAGGGCCTCAATTGTCAAGTGGTATCTAGAAGAAATAGCGGTTCCCTACGAATTTGTGATGCTGGATATGCAAGCAGGGGCACACTTGCAGCCAGAGTATCTCGAAATTAACCCGATCGGCAAAGTACCGGCAATTGTTGACGGAGATTTTAAACTTTGGGAATCCGGCGCAATTCTGCTGTATTTAGCTCAAAAATATGGTAAGATGCCCGACACTTTGGAGGAGCAAGCTCAAATCGTGCAGTGGGTCATATTTGCTAACGCTACGTTGGCGCCGGGAATATTTACAGAAGCAACTCGCGATCGCGAAACTCCCAAGTTGTTAACACCGCTTAATCAAATCTTCGAGAAACAGCCGTTTTTGATGGGCGATGAATTCGGTGTCGCCGACGCAGCAGTAGGGTCAGCTTTAGCCTACATTCCAATGATGCTAAAACTAGACCTCAGCCCTTATCCGGCTGTTGTAGATTACATCAAGCGGATCTCAGAAAGGCCTGCTTTCAAAAGTGCGATCGGCGGTAGCTGA
- a CDS encoding photosystem II reaction center protein K gives MEAALLLAKLPEAYSIFEPLVNVLPVIPVFFLLLAFVWQAAVGFR, from the coding sequence ATGGAAGCTGCATTACTCTTAGCAAAACTGCCCGAAGCTTATTCGATTTTTGAGCCTTTGGTTAATGTTTTGCCGGTCATTCCCGTATTTTTCTTGCTGCTGGCTTTTGTTTGGCAGGCGGCTGTCGGATTTAGATAA
- a CDS encoding sugar O-acetyltransferase: MEKTEKQKMLAGELYLAADEQLILDRQRARRLARTYNSTREDEPDKRLEILAELFGAVGPKVEIEPPFYCDYGSNIYAGNGLYMNFGCVILDCNRVNIGENLLCGPNVQIYTALHPTDPEIRLSGLELAAEINIGNNVWIGGGSIICPGVTIGDNSTIGAGSVVVKDIPPNVVAAGNPCRIIRHLP, translated from the coding sequence GTGGAAAAAACCGAAAAACAAAAAATGCTCGCCGGCGAATTGTATTTAGCTGCGGATGAGCAATTAATTTTAGATCGCCAGCGAGCCCGCCGCCTCGCCCGAACCTACAATTCTACCCGCGAAGACGAACCAGACAAACGGTTAGAAATTCTCGCAGAATTGTTCGGTGCAGTTGGCCCAAAAGTTGAAATCGAGCCACCTTTCTACTGCGACTACGGCAGTAATATTTATGCTGGAAACGGATTGTATATGAATTTTGGCTGCGTGATTCTCGACTGCAATCGAGTTAACATTGGCGAGAATTTGCTGTGCGGGCCCAACGTACAAATTTACACCGCTCTTCACCCCACAGACCCGGAAATTAGGCTTTCTGGGCTAGAACTCGCCGCTGAAATTAATATTGGCAATAATGTTTGGATTGGCGGCGGCAGTATTATTTGTCCGGGAGTCACTATTGGCGACAATAGCACGATCGGCGCAGGCAGTGTTGTTGTCAAAGATATTCCCCCAAACGTCGTGGCGGCGGGGAATCCTTGCCGAATCATCCGGCATCTACCTTGA
- a CDS encoding cytochrome b/b6 domain-containing protein, with the protein MPQSRPYQPLLLRLLHGVNAAIALLAILSAFLVYNTYDGRFGKVPVPQIADIIGIHGTFGKMLLLGIMPAFALYSFHAGQKRLVQPDSFGKLTQLGKPIWWYSLHRIVNTLMLLALTWAIASGSMVKEEWLPAGELTQVWYYLHASGWVVLVFCLAMHLLMSAKVGGLPLILSMFDAAYRPEDSPAAWWKKIRSLLDRS; encoded by the coding sequence ATGCCGCAATCTAGACCCTACCAGCCACTGCTGCTCAGGTTACTGCACGGGGTTAACGCTGCGATCGCCCTTTTAGCAATTTTGAGCGCATTTCTGGTTTACAACACCTACGATGGGCGGTTTGGCAAAGTCCCAGTGCCTCAGATTGCAGATATTATCGGGATTCACGGCACTTTTGGCAAGATGTTGCTGTTAGGAATAATGCCGGCTTTTGCATTGTACAGTTTCCACGCAGGTCAAAAACGCTTGGTGCAGCCGGATTCTTTTGGCAAACTAACGCAGTTAGGAAAACCGATTTGGTGGTACAGTTTGCACCGGATTGTGAATACGTTGATGTTGCTGGCACTGACTTGGGCGATCGCTTCTGGCAGTATGGTTAAGGAAGAATGGCTGCCGGCTGGGGAATTGACGCAGGTTTGGTATTATTTACACGCTTCTGGTTGGGTGGTATTGGTATTTTGTCTGGCAATGCACTTGTTGATGAGTGCGAAGGTGGGGGGTTTGCCGCTAATTTTGTCGATGTTTGATGCCGCATATCGCCCGGAAGATTCGCCGGCTGCTTGGTGGAAGAAAATTCGCTCTTTGCTCGATCGCTCTTAA
- a CDS encoding site-2 protease family protein, whose product MFFLLWLFVLGLISYFLLQNGTSRITRTPIWLLWLVMMAPALIWGSWILVYGTSKTVPPELVIIPFLVCPFLYWFLVQLGRKKITAETAEQVADSETEPAKPKPPLRPIDAAEEASLRDCFPWSIYFLRDLEFRPQAVICRGQLRTNPEAAYQAIRENVERLFGDRFLVVFQNSLSGQPFFAIVPNPSHQSGETPVKTESVTKPFFALALLLIAVFTTTLVGAGFAGVTEQALQSNPSMLLQGLPYSLALIAILAIHESGHYLAARFYQIRTTLPYFIPIPFFLGTFGAFIQIRSPIPNRRALFDVSIAGPLAGLVATVPLLIWGLNHSTIVPLSDKSGMLNFESFKPNFSLLMTLLSKFSLGGALNAETAIDLHPVAVAGYLGLIVTAFNLMPVGQLDGGHIVHAMLGQRASMAIGQVARFCMLLLSFLEQGLLLWAIILFFTPLNDEPALNDVSELDNRRDFLGLMAIGLLLMILLPAPRVLLEWLNV is encoded by the coding sequence ATGTTCTTTTTACTATGGTTGTTCGTATTGGGGCTGATATCCTACTTCTTGTTGCAGAACGGCACCAGCCGCATCACCAGGACTCCGATATGGCTGCTGTGGCTGGTAATGATGGCGCCCGCGCTGATTTGGGGTAGTTGGATTTTAGTTTACGGCACGAGCAAAACTGTACCGCCGGAGTTGGTAATTATACCTTTTCTGGTTTGCCCTTTTTTGTATTGGTTTTTGGTACAGTTGGGGCGCAAGAAAATTACCGCCGAAACTGCAGAGCAGGTAGCAGACTCGGAGACTGAACCTGCAAAGCCAAAACCGCCCCTGCGCCCGATCGATGCTGCAGAAGAAGCGAGTTTGCGCGATTGTTTTCCTTGGTCAATTTACTTTTTGCGAGATTTGGAATTTCGGCCGCAGGCTGTAATTTGTCGCGGACAGTTGCGGACGAACCCGGAGGCGGCTTATCAGGCAATTCGGGAGAATGTGGAGAGGCTTTTTGGCGATCGCTTTTTAGTAGTATTTCAAAACAGCTTGAGCGGTCAACCTTTTTTTGCTATAGTTCCCAATCCCAGCCACCAATCAGGGGAAACTCCTGTCAAAACCGAATCTGTAACCAAGCCATTTTTCGCATTAGCTTTGCTGCTGATCGCGGTGTTTACGACTACGCTTGTCGGGGCGGGATTTGCCGGAGTTACTGAACAAGCTTTGCAGTCCAACCCATCAATGTTGCTCCAGGGTTTGCCTTACTCGCTTGCTCTAATTGCAATTTTAGCAATTCACGAATCCGGCCACTATTTAGCTGCCAGATTTTACCAAATTCGCACGACTTTGCCTTATTTTATACCGATTCCTTTTTTCTTGGGAACTTTTGGGGCTTTCATTCAAATACGGAGTCCAATTCCCAACCGCCGAGCTTTATTTGATGTTAGCATTGCCGGCCCCCTTGCGGGTTTAGTGGCGACAGTGCCATTATTAATTTGGGGTTTGAATCATTCGACTATTGTACCGCTGTCCGACAAGTCGGGAATGTTAAATTTTGAGTCTTTCAAACCCAATTTTTCGCTGCTGATGACTCTCTTGAGCAAGTTCAGCTTGGGTGGTGCTTTAAATGCGGAAACTGCGATCGATTTGCATCCGGTAGCGGTGGCGGGTTATTTGGGTTTGATCGTGACGGCGTTTAATTTGATGCCGGTGGGACAACTCGACGGCGGACACATTGTACACGCGATGTTAGGTCAGCGAGCGAGTATGGCGATCGGGCAAGTTGCTAGATTTTGTATGCTGCTGCTTTCTTTTTTGGAACAGGGTTTGCTGCTGTGGGCGATTATTTTGTTTTTCACGCCACTAAACGACGAACCGGCGTTGAATGATGTCAGTGAATTGGATAATCGGCGGGATTTTTTGGGGCTAATGGCGATCGGGCTTTTGTTAATGATTTTGTTGCCGGCGCCCAGGGTACTCCTTGAGTGGTTAAATGTTTAG
- a CDS encoding cache domain-containing protein translates to MRSFARVKWWKLTRLLPAELKGEYHLGYQTALLILGGTILAASITGCISYQSIRRLIITKSERNALLEVRERANKIDRWIGTRKAEIEILANTPPVRSMNWLVTEPYLKSEVNRLQEFQHFALIAPDGSYFTTKVGRALINVSDRQHFKKAMAGEVYVSDPTISRTLTKQRRIVPISAPVWSSSVNSLDKTAQKPIGVMNGVIRMERIAEVVGKLEYGAGTYAFVLNSEGVPIVHPDARLIGNIDKPASSLLESADANLANVAREMVYQKTGILLTQINGARVYVAYLPLEQAEWSIALVIPRDNIEKELLPLNILAAAVAVLVAAGIFAEIVALKLFALNCIRTRTEALLHRLTGRIRACLHLDRILQTTVDELGTLLKLDRAIFAWYDPRQDTLEFGWEYCREGLPGRLGIFGVPGGPSGDLAARLHRCETILLHKTAAPDAKASEEHAHIELRNSHYAAVPVLTQNHRLGYLFACANRRFATPDEVEVLEAIADSLAIAICQSQLHGQIQEELQLLEEVLAKLRSTEELLVQSEKMTIIGQLTAEVAREIHTPINFIYGRLIHLNDYIKDLLHVIRLYREQYPEPGPRIAKKIETCDLDFISQELPQILNFLKIGADRIRQIVLALRKFSLPDEANKERANVNESIDNILLLLAHRLEQKILVVKEYNNLPPILCYPGQISQVFASLIINAIDAVKSIENSAQIITITTDIVEESRGRFIVVAIAHNGSIIPQEIQHRIFEEFGRTKSLKNLRGLELSVCYKIIVELHGGRLTVESPVQPQIKSKTGGGAEFIVKLPVV, encoded by the coding sequence ATGCGAAGCTTTGCGAGAGTAAAGTGGTGGAAATTAACTCGACTATTGCCAGCGGAATTAAAGGGCGAATACCATCTTGGGTACCAAACTGCGCTCTTAATTTTGGGGGGAACAATTCTGGCAGCTAGCATCACTGGTTGTATCAGCTATCAAAGCATTCGCCGCTTGATTATCACCAAAAGCGAGCGAAATGCTTTGTTAGAAGTTAGGGAGCGGGCCAACAAGATCGATCGCTGGATCGGCACTAGAAAAGCCGAGATCGAAATCCTCGCCAACACTCCTCCCGTTCGTTCGATGAATTGGTTAGTAACAGAGCCTTATTTAAAATCGGAAGTAAATCGACTGCAAGAATTCCAGCACTTTGCATTAATTGCACCCGACGGTTCTTATTTCACCACAAAAGTGGGCAGAGCGTTGATTAATGTCAGCGATCGCCAACACTTCAAAAAGGCAATGGCTGGGGAAGTCTATGTTTCAGATCCTACCATTTCTCGCACGCTCACAAAACAAAGAAGGATTGTTCCCATTTCGGCTCCCGTGTGGTCAAGTTCGGTAAATTCTCTTGATAAAACAGCACAAAAGCCGATCGGAGTAATGAACGGCGTCATTAGGATGGAGCGAATTGCCGAAGTAGTAGGAAAGCTGGAATATGGGGCAGGAACTTACGCTTTTGTTCTCAATTCTGAAGGAGTGCCGATTGTCCATCCCGACGCTCGATTAATCGGAAATATCGACAAGCCGGCTTCCAGTCTTTTAGAGTCTGCAGATGCTAATTTGGCAAATGTAGCCCGGGAGATGGTTTATCAAAAAACGGGCATTTTGCTGACTCAAATCAACGGTGCCAGAGTTTATGTTGCCTATCTTCCTTTAGAACAAGCTGAATGGTCGATCGCCCTCGTAATTCCCCGCGACAATATCGAAAAAGAACTGCTCCCTTTAAATATACTCGCAGCAGCGGTCGCCGTACTTGTCGCCGCAGGTATTTTCGCAGAAATTGTGGCACTCAAGCTGTTTGCCCTAAATTGCATTCGCACTCGCACAGAAGCCCTTCTCCACCGCTTGACCGGCCGCATTCGCGCTTGCTTGCACCTCGATCGCATCCTCCAAACTACAGTAGACGAACTCGGTACTTTACTTAAGCTCGATCGAGCAATTTTCGCATGGTACGACCCCCGACAAGATACTTTAGAATTTGGCTGGGAATATTGCCGGGAAGGTTTGCCGGGGCGCTTGGGAATCTTTGGTGTTCCAGGAGGGCCCTCTGGAGATTTAGCTGCACGGCTTCACCGCTGCGAAACGATACTGCTACATAAAACCGCCGCCCCTGATGCCAAAGCGTCTGAGGAACACGCCCATATCGAACTCAGAAACAGTCACTACGCAGCAGTACCCGTACTAACTCAGAATCATCGGCTGGGATATCTGTTCGCCTGTGCAAACCGCCGGTTTGCGACTCCCGACGAGGTGGAAGTTTTGGAAGCAATTGCAGACTCGCTGGCGATCGCAATTTGCCAATCCCAACTCCACGGGCAAATTCAAGAAGAACTCCAACTTTTGGAAGAAGTATTAGCCAAACTCAGAAGCACCGAAGAGCTTTTAGTACAAAGCGAAAAAATGACAATTATCGGTCAACTAACCGCCGAAGTTGCCCGGGAAATTCATACCCCGATTAACTTTATTTACGGCCGCCTGATTCACCTCAACGATTATATCAAAGATTTGCTTCATGTAATTCGCCTCTATCGAGAACAATATCCCGAACCTGGGCCGCGAATTGCTAAAAAAATAGAGACCTGCGACCTGGATTTTATCAGCCAAGAGTTGCCGCAAATCCTCAATTTTTTGAAAATAGGAGCCGATCGCATTCGCCAGATAGTCCTGGCTTTGCGAAAATTTTCCCTTCCTGACGAAGCTAACAAAGAACGCGCCAACGTTAATGAGAGCATCGACAATATTTTGCTGTTGCTGGCTCACAGACTGGAGCAAAAAATATTAGTAGTCAAGGAGTACAACAACCTGCCGCCAATTTTGTGTTATCCCGGTCAAATTAGCCAGGTATTCGCGAGTCTCATCATCAATGCTATTGATGCTGTTAAAAGTATTGAAAACTCCGCTCAAATTATTACAATTACCACCGATATTGTCGAGGAGTCTAGAGGCAGGTTTATCGTAGTAGCGATCGCCCACAATGGCTCAATAATTCCGCAGGAAATTCAACACAGAATATTTGAGGAGTTTGGCCGTACTAAATCCTTGAAAAATTTGAGAGGACTAGAGTTGTCGGTTTGCTATAAAATTATTGTAGAATTGCACGGCGGCCGCCTTACAGTTGAATCTCCGGTTCAACCTCAAATTAAATCTAAAACAGGGGGCGGTGCTGAGTTTATAGTAAAATTGCCGGTCGTTTGA
- the tgt gene encoding tRNA guanosine(34) transglycosylase Tgt has product MTEDKAKFSFKCQANCSHTQARAGVFATPHGVVETPKFMPVGTLANVKTLTPAHLEAAGSQMVLANTYHLHLQPGEAIVAGAGGLHKFMAWPGPMLTDSGGFQVFSLSQMRKITDDGVTFRSPRDGRMINLTPERSIEIQNDLGADVIMAFDECPPYPATREEVEAATNRTYRWLQRCIQAHSRPDQALFGIVQGGVFPDLRSRAANQLVDLDLPGYAIGGVSVGESGDLIAEIVKVTAPLLPANKPRYLMGIGTYREMALAVASGVDMFDCVIPTRLARHGTAFVGGERWSLKNARFREDFAPLDESCPCYTCQKFSRAYLAHLARANEVLGYTLLALHNVTELIRFTGRMREAILADRFTEEFACWLAPRVDRS; this is encoded by the coding sequence ATGACTGAGGACAAGGCGAAATTTTCTTTTAAATGTCAGGCTAATTGCAGCCATACCCAAGCGCGTGCAGGGGTTTTTGCCACTCCCCACGGTGTGGTGGAAACACCTAAATTTATGCCAGTGGGGACGCTAGCTAATGTCAAAACTTTGACGCCGGCACATCTTGAGGCGGCGGGTTCTCAAATGGTTTTGGCAAATACTTATCACTTGCACTTGCAGCCGGGGGAAGCAATTGTCGCCGGCGCCGGCGGATTGCATAAATTTATGGCTTGGCCGGGCCCGATGCTGACGGATTCGGGTGGCTTTCAGGTGTTTAGCTTGAGCCAAATGCGGAAGATTACTGATGATGGGGTGACTTTTCGCTCTCCCCGCGACGGCCGCATGATTAATTTGACACCGGAACGATCGATCGAAATTCAGAATGACTTGGGCGCCGATGTGATTATGGCCTTTGACGAGTGTCCCCCTTACCCCGCTACGCGGGAGGAGGTGGAGGCCGCCACAAATCGCACTTACCGCTGGCTGCAACGCTGCATTCAAGCTCACTCGCGCCCGGATCAAGCTTTGTTTGGAATCGTCCAGGGGGGCGTTTTCCCCGATTTGCGATCGCGCGCGGCGAACCAGTTGGTAGATTTGGATTTACCGGGCTACGCCATCGGCGGCGTTAGTGTGGGGGAATCGGGGGATTTGATCGCAGAGATTGTGAAGGTGACTGCGCCTCTGTTGCCGGCAAATAAACCGCGTTATCTGATGGGGATTGGGACTTATCGGGAAATGGCGCTGGCGGTGGCGAGTGGCGTAGATATGTTTGACTGCGTGATTCCGACTCGGCTGGCCCGCCACGGGACGGCGTTTGTTGGTGGGGAACGCTGGAGTTTGAAAAATGCTCGGTTCCGGGAGGATTTTGCTCCGCTGGATGAGTCTTGTCCTTGTTATACCTGCCAAAAATTCAGTCGGGCTTATTTGGCCCATTTGGCGCGGGCTAACGAAGTGCTGGGGTATACTTTGCTGGCGCTTCACAATGTGACGGAGTTGATTCGCTTTACGGGGAGGATGCGGGAGGCGATTTTGGCCGATCGATTTACTGAAGAGTTTGCCTGCTGGCTTGCACCGAGAGTCGATCGATCGTGA